From Platichthys flesus chromosome 19, fPlaFle2.1, whole genome shotgun sequence:
CCTGGCTTTGCATCCTGCCTTCTGCTGACAGAGGCTGGTTTTGCTGGAGATGAGCCCCACAGAAACCAGATAACTCACTAGATGAGAGAGTTTGTTTTCCCCTACAATCACCAACCAAGGGAACTGTCCTTTACGCAGCCTTTTATGGTGTTCTTTGGAAATTCAGTTGTTTCACATGTGTTTATTCATCATatatttagcattcactgtGAGTAGGGGTCATGAtacactttacattacattacattacatgtcatttggctgacgcttttgtcaaaagcgacttacaattagtacactcagcGTTTATATACTAATATACTAATGACAATAACAAAATGTGCTTTCTATTAGTCAGATTCTGAGAATGTTGAAATCTTCCTTTCAGCGATGCGTATCTCTTTTCCGTTGCATGACAGTCCGATGAACCTGAGGTCCCTTGGTTCCTTGTTCTTCTGAATGTGATTCATCGTCTGTTTAGATCCGCGCAACTTCCAGCAAAACCGCACATGTGGACACAGGAGGACATGTCGGACATGTTCTACTTACTCATGTGGAATTTGAGAGTGGATTCTGGGAGGACGGGGAGAAGTTTGGGACTCCCTTCATCCAGAGTCAGATTGCAGATGGCACATGAGAGGACTTATTATTATGACAGAACGCTGACAGAGACAATCTAATGGGAAGTGTCCTTTCCCTCGTTTATGACAGGAAGGACACAATCCAAACATAAAGCATTCGGGGCGTGATTCCTGGAACCAGCTGCCACCACAGCCAGAACCTAAGATAGCCACTTATCTCCAGTCCATAATTGAGGTAGTCTTAGATTTTTATCCTCACTGTTTTTTTAACTCTCAGCTGCCATCACGGCTCTTGTCCGATTCAGTCTAAAAATACAGCATGAAGCAGGAGCTGGCGGCGCAGGAAGCAACGTCATCATATTCTGATATTCTGAAAAGATTCGTCAGGATGTTACCGTAAATCACAGTAAAAAGAGAGGCTCTGTGAGTGTTTCCACACAGTTCCagccaccccctcctcccccccaaaaaacaggaAGTCTTTCTAGTCAGGAGAAATATTGGCCAAGCACCTTACCTACCCTCTGGTTTCCTGAGAAAGCTGGGAGGAAACTGCCGGACCTCTTAAAAGTGGTGACTTCAGCACATATTTGTGCCCCTCCAGCGGGCCATGACCACATAGCCCCCAGAACTACCCCATTTCTGCTCGCAGATAGAGCGAAAGAAAGAGGACAGGGCAGGCCCCACATTGACTTTCATAGACGTCAGGGAATAGTCCAACTGTGTTTATTTAAGTCAGCAGAAAGTACGGGTCAAGAGTATTCTCAGCTTCACACTCTCTCAGATGGATAAAAGCGGACATTCGTCGGGCCTGTCCACGCTGCTGCGGTTCTGTGTCCACGGATCAAGACTCACCTGATCATGAACAATTAGCTAGTTTTGATCATAAccttaaaaacaaatccagtAATGCCTATGCTGAAAAGACGTCCTTTcccttttttgtgtgtcattTACACACACTGCACTCCTTCCTCTTGAAGAACCAACTAGTGCAGACTCAGCAACAGCCTCCGAGATCACATGACAGACCATTAGGTGCAACAGTTTAAAACTTGTAAATGACTCTTGTGTTGATATATTTACATAAGAAAAGTGTGTTTGACCTGGTACAGAACCGCATTAGTGCAAACACGCAGTCCACTACATGTAGTTATTCtagtgtctgtgttttgcttCATTCAAGATACATAAACAGTGTGAGGCTGGAAGACGtggacacaaaacacaaatactaaTGTTCGGTTCAATGTTGCCATCTGGTGGACAGAGCGTAGCACTTCAGTACGTGCACTCCTGATCAGTGTCCAAACCCCCTGTCATGCACGTAACAGTTTCTTCAATATCATTAACGTTGGCAGATCGATCAGTTAAGTACTAGCTGGAGTTCTGACAGTCCTGTCATTCACTTTCCAAAATTCTGATGATGACCTTGATGCACCATGGACAAATCTTGTCAATGTATTACAACAGTCAAAAACTCCCTTTTCCTGCAAATATTTGCTCTGCTGTGCGGTAAACCAGCCAAAACAATTGCATCATCTGGGGAACACAGAAATGAACAAATTGTCTGCAATCAGGATGAGTGTTCTTCAACTAAAAACACTAAAACATTACATGAGCTTTGCCTCTGTGTATGAACTCTGTGTATTATTTAAAAGGAACCCCAAAATGTTTGTCAGCTTTTGTGTGACAAGCGTCTCCCTGCATTTCAACCTGTGCATGCTGGGATGCTTTCCAACTTCCCCTGACTCTGAGGAAGACTGAATGCATACGAATATAGTACATACATAATACTCAAATGATACTTTCTAAAACACTCCAGTAAATATCGTAATATATCAACTATATTTACTGCCAAAGATTGCAAGTACCATTGATCAaacttcttcaaactcactcaaGTTGAAGCCTTTTAACACAAAttctaattattattacatatacTGTCTTATCTAAAAGTATTATCAAGTTGATCAAAATAGATTTAGAATTATTTAAGAAACCTAGAAAACCagtctataatatatatatatatatatatatatatatatatatatatatatatatatatatatatatatttgttatatgCCCTCAAAATATACTAAATTTTGTGTGGTTTCCGTGTCCTACTTTGTTTTAAGCGTTTCAGTAGTTAATGTACAAGTTTTTTGCAATAGTGCTAATTGATTAAACTCAGTTTAGTTTGGATGAATGTAACTGaatgttaaagtaattaaaggTACTTTAAGACAACAAGTTTGggtttttctaaattaaagtAAGCAATCGTGTTGATATAACTTTAAGTTGAACAAACTGAATTGACTTGTTTGTTACTAATTGAAGTATaagtaatttatttaattatgtcCAacaattttcttattttcctgcagataaatttaatttaaaagaactTGCAGGGTCAATGATAACAGATGAATCATCACTTTTACGTAACGTTAAGTTTATGAAGAGGCTTCGCTGTCAAGAACAAAACATAGAGACTGGAGGAGTAAAACGTTTTTACTTCAAACAAACACGGACTCAATGTCACTGTGGCTGAAATCCAAACTATTGACTTTCCTGACAACAGCGTGGTCCTTCCACAGTTTGATAATCATTGACAGAGACGCAGCTTAAAAGAGAACAGACGCTCAACACCATTTATCTTTCAAAGGTTCATCATGAGGACTGAGGTCGCCCTCCAGCTGGGCTTCTGTGGCCTGTGTCTGACTCTGGCTCTTCTTGGAGAAGGAAGGTATTAATGCGTCCTGCTTCATTTGAGCCTGAACATATGAGACATATGAGGAATGTTGCTTTTTAATCAAACTGTGGATCTTAGTTCTTTGTATctaatgtgtttatttcaggGCAGTGGAGCTTCCTGACCCCCCAGCAGTGAATTGTAGATGGGGCATCTGGTCACCGTGGACTGCATGTGATCCGTGCACAAAAACCAGGGTGAGATCATTTGAAACCGTTCGGATGCCAGTGATTACAAAAGTCAAGATGGAACTTAGTCTAATAAGAGAAATACCAGCGAGTATATAATGAACGGGTTAGTTTGTTACATACTCGCATAACCGTGAAACCGTCATTTATTTACTAGCCAGGTTAGTGCCATTGGAGTAGAAATATCTCTTTGACAAGGGAAACCTGCTCAAGTATtgcaacacaaatatataaatgttaatgttttaacAGCTTAGTGTTTCTGTATGTTATGCCACATAAGTAAGGCAGAAGCTAACACTAGAGAAAAGTAAGTAACAACAGAGGTTATTTGATGAGGTTATATTATATTCTTGGGGCCTTTCTAGCCGAGGATGAAAGAGCATAGAGTAAAGTTAAAGGAAGGTTATCTAAAGCCTCCTCATATTTATGTTATAATACTGAGTCCCCTGTTCTCTATTAAAGTAATCATAGGATCCAAGGTTTGGTTGATATGCTAGATACATAACAAATGAGTGAATAAAAGGCTATGAATAATAACATTCCTTTTAGTGGACACTCTGACTTCCTTGGAGACGGATAGAGAAGACACATTAATGGTTTATTTGATCTAATTGGTCCAATAGAGTAGCTCCACTTAAAGCCTAATGGTATGTAGCCAGTCTGGCCAACGTGGCACGGACAGGTCAGATTTGGTCGTGACAATACAACTATGAACTTGTTAACTTTCTTTCCACCTCATCAGCCTGGTCTCCCTGATACATCTGGAATCGAGAATAAATACTTGCCAAAGACGTCATCCGTCTTCAGAAAATACTTCAGTCCTTCCGCCAGCAAGATTTCCCTGGACGAGAAAGCTAACAAAAAACAACCAGTAGTGTTTTCTCTGGGCCCTTTGTAAAAAACCTGTAACAATGATCTAAAATAGAAAATGCACAAAATCAAGGTTCACAACATCTGTTATACAGTTTGTCATATTTCAAACCTTTCTTCTCTCAACGCCGCAGAGACGTTCTCGAACCATCGAAGTGTTTGGCCAGTTCGGAGGTGACTCGTGCCAGGGTTCAATCGGGGACAGGGAGCACTGTGCACCAGATACTGAATGTGCTCGACCACCGCCCCCTGAGTGCTTGGACTCAGAGTTCCAGTGTGAGACAGGTACTTGTACTCCACAGTAGATCTCTCTTTGTGATATTAAACTCCAGCAATTTAACCCCCGATCTGATCTCATCTTAACAGGTCCTTGCATTAAGAAGAGACTAATGTGTAATGGAGACTATGACTGTGAGGATGGATCAGATGAGGACTGTGATCCTGTTCGCAAACCATGTGGGACGAGGGTTGTTGAAAACAATGAGCAAGGCAGAACTGCAGGATACGGGTAAGAGCGAGTTATTGTTATTTAGGATCTAGCAAGAAtcagttaataaaataaaatatatagatttCTCTACTAGAATGAAACTCAGTGCAGTTCATATCTCCGCCAAGTCCCAACAGTCCGATTAGGAGGCCACATTCAATAcacaagatccagattttaattcTGATATAAAACTATTCCTTTGAGTACAAGTAAAAGAATGCATGCTCCTGTCTGAAAGTGTCTGTTCTGTCCACAATCCAGAATCAACATCTTGGGTGCAGATCCTCGTATGAACCCCTTCAACAATGACAACTTCAACGGAAGATGTGATGTAGTGAGGAATCCAAACACTCAGCGGTATGACAGGCTTCCATGGAATGTTGGTGTGCAGGACTATCAGGTGAGCTGCAACTATTTTTCCAATGGGGATGTATTAGCCACATCTGTGTGCTTTAAATGGGGATGAATATAATGGCAGTGATGGATCTAAAACTGTTTTTCCAGACTCTGGCTGAGGAGACTGTTTCGAGAGAAATCTACGAAGACACTCACAGCCTTCTGAGGGAAATACTGAAAGAGATGACGGTGAAATTGGATGCTGGACTTTCCTTCAAATTCAGTGCGAGTGAGGAGTCCATGTCCAAAACACCTGCAAAGTTGAATTTAGATTACCATTACGAGAAGAAAACTATGATAAAGGAGGTCACAGAGTACAGCACCATTaaggtaaattaaataattcaagGAGCAGTATATAGCAGTTCAGCACCATTAACTAAACTAGAGAAGGACACACTGCTTGAGGCAGGAAGGCTTCAAAAACATCTGTATTCATGAATAACTCTGTCCTACACGCTCAGAACAAGAGCTTCATGCGGGTGAAAGGCCGAGTACAGCTGAGCACCTACAGGCTGCGCTCTCGTGACTTCAAAGTGGCCGATGAATTCCTGGCGCACGTCGAGTCTTTACCCTTGGAGTATGAGAAGGGTATTTACTTTGCCTTCATGGAAGACTACGGGACCCACTACACAAAAAACGGGAAGGCTGGCGGCGAATATGAGTTGATCTACGTCCTCAACCAGGACACCATCAAGGCAAAAAGTAAGTGTGTTCTCAAATCCTCCCCTCTTTTTCATGTTGTGAAACTTGATAAAGTGATAAAAATGTCATGAGTGCTCGTCTTTGCTTTTCGAATCCCTGCAGATCTGACGGAGAGAACGATTCAAGAGTGCGTCAAAATTGGCATCTCAGCGGAATTTGGAGAAGATGCGAAAGGACACCTTAACCACGACAAGTGTGGTGACGTGACCAAGAAAGAAGAAGGTTTGCTTGCCCTGTTCTTCATGATTACACGCTGGATTATATCACAGGATTTTCAAGCCTGGTTTAGTACAATACTTGCCGACCAAGTGTACACTGTAAAGAAAAATCTCGCAACCATTCCTCTTGTCCACATTGGTTAGAAAGTATGCCTAAGCAAAAAACCCTATAAAATCCAAAGCCCCTGTTCTAAAGTTGAAACAAGATAAATACAAGGCTTTAATAGTGTCTGG
This genomic window contains:
- the c9 gene encoding complement component C9; amino-acid sequence: MRTEVALQLGFCGLCLTLALLGEGRAVELPDPPAVNCRWGIWSPWTACDPCTKTRRRSRTIEVFGQFGGDSCQGSIGDREHCAPDTECARPPPPECLDSEFQCETGPCIKKRLMCNGDYDCEDGSDEDCDPVRKPCGTRVVENNEQGRTAGYGINILGADPRMNPFNNDNFNGRCDVVRNPNTQRYDRLPWNVGVQDYQTLAEETVSREIYEDTHSLLREILKEMTVKLDAGLSFKFSASEESMSKTPAKLNLDYHYEKKTMIKEVTEYSTIKNKSFMRVKGRVQLSTYRLRSRDFKVADEFLAHVESLPLEYEKGIYFAFMEDYGTHYTKNGKAGGEYELIYVLNQDTIKAKNLTERTIQECVKIGISAEFGEDAKGHLNHDKCGDVTKKEEGSIQGKAVVDKVMTSVKGGTLESAVTMRAKLNRDGVMDLATYQNWARTIAEAPALLYSEPEPIYMLIPLDMPGANSRIANLKQATAEYVAEYSVCKCKPCHNGGTLALLDGKCMCLCPHLFEGMSCQNFKGDKAQHPGTRPTVNQEGNWSCWSAWSGCNGGKRSRTRSCNTDGLLGAVCRGDTNSDEFC